Proteins from a genomic interval of Plutella xylostella chromosome 24, ilPluXylo3.1, whole genome shotgun sequence:
- the LOC105394346 gene encoding phenoloxidase-activating factor 2, with amino-acid sequence MYKLSLGFSVLLTSAILVTVEAASLTNDVKPDVAVRSNPGIKEPPVVASGPNLCGYSNLGDLDSIRDRVQEKEHADFLEYPWMIALLRRSLNSSAWSHAGYLGGGTLIHPRVVLTAAHKVHGLKAEDMKCRAGEWDTLNTDEIYGHQEQNVAKIVRHPDFYYDSILNSVALLFLVAPFRQAPNVGLACLGPQLPPAGTVCYSSGWGKQKLGAKDSEIGGMLKKVELPLLSRSECQARLRKTRLSNYFTLHESLMCAGGQEGKDTCAGDGGSPLVCNIGDPSHQRFALYGMVAYGIGCGEDGVPGVYVDAPHFHSWVQEKMREEGLSTESFMFNE; translated from the exons gTATAAATTAAGTTTAGGTTTTTCAGTGCTCCTCACCAGTGCAATTCTAGTCACAGTGGAAGCGGCTTCACTCACTAATGATGTGAAACCTGATGTTGCAGTCAGAAGTAATCCAG GTATAAAAGAGCCGCCAGTGGTAGCCTCAGGGCCCAATCTGTGCGGCTACAGCAACCTCGGGGATCTGGACTCCATCCGGGACCGGGTGCAGGAGAAGGAGCATGCCGACTTCCTGGAGTATCCCTGGATGATCGCGCTGTTAAG GAGGTCACTAAACAGCTCAGCCTGGTCTCACGCCGGCTACCTCGGCGGAGGCACGCTCATCCACCCTCGCGTGGTGCTGACTGCCGCACACAAGGTCCATGGACTGAAGGCTGAAGAc ATGAAATGTCGCGCCGGCGAGTGGGACACGCTGAACACGGATGAGATTTACGGACATCAGGAGCAGAATGTAGCCAAGATCGTGAGGCACCCGGACTTTTACTATG ACTCGATCCTCAACAGCGTGGCTCTCTTGTTCCTGGTGGCTCCGTTCCGCCAGGCGCCCAACGTGGGGCTCGCGTGTCTGGGGCCCCAGCTGCCGCCCGCCGGCACTGT ATGCTACAGCAGCGGTTGGGGTAAACAGAAGCTGGGGGCCAAAGACAGTGAGATCGGTGGAATGCTGAagaaa GTAGAACTCCCTCTCCTAAGCCGCTCCGAGTGCCAGGCGCGCCTGCGCAAGACGCGTCTGTCCAACTACTTCACTCTGCACGAGTCACTGATGTGCGCGGGGGGACAGGAGGGGAAGGACACGTGCGCGGGGGACGGGGGGTCGCCGCTCGTGTGTAATATCGGG GACCCGTCACACCAGCGCTTCGCCCTCTACGGCATGGTGGCCTATGGCATCGGATGCGGAGAAGACGGCGTCCCTGGTGTCTATGTGGACGCACCACACTTCCATTCCTGGGTTCAGGAGAAGATGAGGGAAGAGGGGCTGAGCACCGAGTCGTTTatgtttaatgaataa
- the LOC105380684 gene encoding phenoloxidase-activating factor 2, with protein MIPRILCLILSATLALAAVELDSRISDNLKQIFGTPEHPLNSTEEVNVKKNIKDIFSPADKTGENRAGEEISLDPSTDDPKLTPCTRSDNQPGVCVVYYQCDPASKKLITDGDTLIDIRISACPHYLDVCCLPEAINTTEPVTTAAPPANPEEEKPEACGYSHLGDENPIRIMNDGTLAEYLEFPWMVAVLRRSKSGGADAAWSQKDYLGGGSLIHPRAVLTTAHKIEGVTADDLKIRAGEWDTQTRSEIYPEQEMNVQKIVRHENFYRPSVLNSVALLFLERPVTRMPNVGTACLGRRLPEPGTRCISMGWGKDKFFAQDSYATFLKKVELPLVSRSSCQTALRRTRLGSFFQLHNSLTCAGGEEGKDTCGGDGGSPLVCHIGDEKDLRYAIYGMVAYGIGCGDRGVPGVYVDTTEFYTWIEDKMKAEGLSGDTYTIDES; from the exons atgat CCCCCGGATCCTGTGCCTCATCCTATCCGCGACCCTGGCCCTGGCCGCCGTCGAGCTGGACTCACGCATCTCCGACAACCTCAAGCAGATCTTCGGCACCCCGGAGCACCCTTTGAACAGCACGGAGGAAGTGAATGTGAAGAAGAACATCAAGGATATCTTCAGCCCTGCGGACAAGACTGGAGAGAATCGGGCGGGCGAGGAGATCTCGCTGGATCCTTCGACAG ATGACCCGAAGCTGACCCCCTGCACTCGCAGCGACAACCAGCCCGGGGTCTGCGTGGTCTACTACCAGTGCGACCCCGCCAGCAAGAAGCTCATTACTGATGGAGACACCCTCATCGACATCAG GATCTCAGCATGCCCCCACTACCTGGACGTGTGCTGTCTGCCGGAAGCCATCAACACCACAGAGCCAGTCaccaccgccgcgccgcccgccaaCCCTGAG GAGGAGAAGCCGGAGGCGTGCGGCTACAGCCACCTCGGGGACGAGAACCCCATCCGCATCATGAACGACGGCACCCTGGCCGAGTACCTCGAGTTCCCCTGGATGGTGGCTGTGCTcag AAGGTCCAAATCCGGCGGCGCGGACGCGGCGTGGTCCCAGAAGGACTACCTGGGCGGGGGCAGCCTCATCCACCCGCGCGCCGTGCTCACCACCGCGCACAAGATCGAGGGCGTCACTGCTGATGAT ctgaaaatccGCGCCGGCGAGTGGGACACGCAGACTCGGAGCGAGATCTACCCGGAACAAGAAATGAACGTGCAGAAAATTGTACGACACGAGAACTTCTATAGAC CATCAGTCCTCAACAGCGTGGCGCTGCTGTTCCTGGAGCGTCCGGTGACGAGGATGCCCAACGTGGGCACCGCCTGCCTGGGGAGGCGCCTGCCAGAGCCGGGGACCAG GTGCATCAGCATGGGATGGGGCAAGGATAAGTTCTTCGCTCAGGACTCCTACGCAACATTCCTGAAAAAG GTGGAGCTACCGCTCGTCTCCCGCTCCTCCTGCCAGACGGCGCTGCGTCGCACGCGCCTCGGCTCGTTCTTCCAACTGCACAACTCGCTGACGTGCGCGGGGGGAGAGGAGGGGAAGGACACGTGCGGGGGGGACGGGGGGTCGCCGCTCGTGTGTCATATTGGG GACGAGAAGGACCTCCGCTACGCGATCTACGGCATGGTGGCGTACGGCATCGGGTGCGGCGACCGCGGCGTGCCCGGGGTCTACGTGGACACTACGGAGTTTTATACGTGGATAGAGGATAAGATGAAGGCGGAGGGGCTGAGCGGGGATACGTATACTATTGATGAGAGttaa
- the LOC105380637 gene encoding phenoloxidase-activating factor 2 isoform X2 gives MYKYIAVLLLAASVLGQGDIDQGVLNQIFGPPPGGQTGQDTQGQFNSGLNGQNGQNGQNGQNGGNPNFVDIFGPPPSSPSPIPTRPPVTSTTSATFLQPEGNNGAGENEPCQTPEGTSGTCVPYYLCNTENNTIISDGTGIIDIRIKDGPCQSYLDTCCLLPDTRPADNPITPTPAPEEVERKGCGWRNANGVGFRITGNKDNEAEFAEFPWMVAILRIEPINEAEPEGSKLNVYVGGGSLIHPSVVLTAAHYVNRDWQTKSIRARAGEWDTQTKQELYPNQDRDVVDVKIHRDFNKGNLFYDIAVLFLKSPMDLAPNVQLACLPPPRERVRDGTRCFASGWGKDHFEKEGRYQVILKKVEVPVVERNRCQSQLRKTRLGQLFQLHTSFMCAGGEAGHDTCKGDGGSPLVCPIPGEPDRYQQNGIVAWGIGCGQDGTPGVYVDVSFLREWVDNAVAGKGYDTSVYSY, from the exons ATGTACAAGTACATAGCCGTGCTCCTCCTCGCAGCCTCCGTTCTCGGACAAGGCGACATCGACCAGGGCGTCCTCAACCAGATCTTCGGCCCGCCACCGGGAGGGCAGACTGGGCAGGACACGCAGGGGCAGTTCAACAGCGGGCTGAACGGGCAAAACGGGCAAAATGGTCAAAATGGGCAAAATGGTGGAAACCCGAATTTCGTCGACATCTTCGGGCCGCCGCCGTCAAGTCCGAGTCCCATCCCGACGCGGCCGCCGGTGACGTCAACGACGTCGGCTACCTTCTTGCAGCCAGAGGGCAATAATGGGGCTGGAGAAA ATGAGCCGTGCCAGACTCCAGAGGGCACGTCGGGCACCTGCGTGCCGTACTACCTGTGCAACACGGAGAACAACACCATCATCAGCGACGGCACCGGCATCATCGATATCAG GATCAAGGACGGTCCATGCCAGTCGTACCTGGATACGTGCTGTCTGTTGCCGGACACGCGGCCCGCAGACAACCCCATCACGCCCACCCCGGCCCCTGAGGAG GTGGAGCGCAAGGGCTGCGGCTGGCGCAACGCGAACGGCGTCGGGTTCCGTATAACCGGCAACAAGGACAACGAGGCCGAGTTCGCGGAGTTCCCCTGGATGGTCGCCATTTTGAG AATCGAGCCAATAAACGAAGCGGAACCCGAAGGCTCGAAGCTCAACGTGTACGTCGGCGGAGGCTCCCTCATCCACCCGAGTGTGGTCCTCACGGCCGCCCACTACGTGAACCGGGACTGGCAGACCAAGAGCATCCGCGCGCGAGCCGGCGAGTGGGACACGCAGACCAAGCAG GAGTTGTACCCCAACCAGGATAGGGATGTGGTCGATGTGAAGATACATAGGGACTTTAATAAAG GAAACCTGTTCTACGACATCGCGGTGCTCTTCCTCAAGTCACCCATGGACCTGGCTCCCAACGTGCAGCTGGCGtgcctgccgccgccgcgggaGAGAGTCAGGGACGGCACGCGATGCTTCGCGTCCGGCTGGGGCAAGGACCACTTCGAGAAGGAGGGGCGGTACCAGGTCATCTTGAAGAAG GTGGAAGTCCCCGTGGTAGAACGCAACAGATGTCAGTCCCAGCTGCGCAAGACTCGCCTCGGTCAGCTGTTCCAACTGCATACCTCCTTCATGTGCGCCGGCGGTGAGGCTGGACATGACACGTGCAAGGGAGACGGGGGATCGCCGCTGGTGTGCCCGATTCCG GGCGAGCCAGACCGCTACCAGCAGAACGGCATCGTGGCGTGGGGCATCGGCTGTGGCCAGGACGGCACTCCAGGGGTCTACGTCGACGTCAGCTTCCTGAGGGAGTGGGTCGACAACGCGGTCGCCGGGAAGGGATATGATACGTCGGTTTATAGTTATTAG
- the LOC105380637 gene encoding phenoloxidase-activating factor 2 isoform X1, with translation MYKYIAVLLLAASVLGQGDIDQGVLNQIFGPPPGGQTGQDTQGQFNSGLNGQNGQNGQNGQNGGNPNFVDIFGPPPSSPSPIPTRPPVTSTTSATFLQPEGNNGAGENEPCQTPEGTSGTCVPYYLCNTENNTIISDGTGIIDIRIKDGPCQSYLDTCCLLPDTRPADNPITPTPAPEEVERKGCGWRNANGVGFRITGNKDNEAEFAEFPWMVAILRIEPINEAEPEGSKLNVYVGGGSLIHPSVVLTAAHYVNRDWQTKSIRARAGEWDTQTKQELYPNQDRDVVDVKIHRDFNKGNLFYDIAVLFLKSPMDLAPNVQLACLPPPRERVRDGTRCFASGWGKDHFEKEGRYQVILKKVEVPVVERNRCQSQLRKTRLGQLFQLHTSFMCAGGEAGHDTCKGDGGSPLVCPIPGEPDRYQQNGIVAWGIGCGQDGTPGVYVDVSFLREWVDNAVAGKGYDTSVYSY, from the exons ATGTACAAGTACATAGCCGTGCTCCTCCTCGCAGCCTCCGTTCTCGGACAAGGCGACATCGACCAGGGCGTCCTCAACCAGATCTTCGGCCCGCCACCGGGAGGGCAGACTGGGCAGGACACGCAGGGGCAGTTCAACAGCGGGCTGAACGGGCAAAACGGGCAAAATGGTCAAAATGGGCAAAATGGTGGAAACCCGAATTTCGTCGACATCTTCGGGCCGCCGCCGTCAAGTCCGAGTCCCATCCCGACGCGGCCGCCGGTGACGTCAACGACGTCGGCTACCTTCTTGCAGCCAGAGGGCAATAATGGGGCTGGAGAAA ATGAGCCGTGCCAGACTCCAGAGGGCACGTCGGGCACCTGCGTGCCGTACTACCTGTGCAACACGGAGAACAACACCATCATCAGCGACGGCACCGGCATCATCGATATCAG GATCAAGGACGGTCCATGCCAGTCGTACCTGGATACGTGCTGTCTGTTGCCGGACACGCGGCCCGCAGACAACCCCATCACGCCCACCCCGGCCCCTGAGGAG GTGGAGCGCAAGGGCTGCGGCTGGCGCAACGCGAACGGCGTCGGGTTCCGTATAACCGGCAACAAGGACAACGAGGCCGAGTTCGCGGAGTTCCCCTGGATGGTCGCCATTTTGAG AATCGAGCCAATAAACGAAGCGGAACCCGAAGGCTCGAAGCTCAACGTGTACGTCGGCGGAGGCTCCCTCATCCACCCGAGTGTGGTCCTCACGGCCGCCCACTACGTGAACCGGGACTGGCAGACCAAGAGCATCCGCGCGCGAGCCGGCGAGTGGGACACGCAGACCAAGCAGGAGCTGTACCCGAACCAGGATAGAGATGTGGTCGATGTGAAGATACATAGGGACTTTAATAAAG GAAACCTGTTCTACGACATCGCGGTGCTCTTCCTCAAGTCACCCATGGACCTGGCTCCCAACGTGCAGCTGGCGtgcctgccgccgccgcgggaGAGAGTCAGGGACGGCACGCGATGCTTCGCGTCCGGCTGGGGCAAGGACCACTTCGAGAAGGAGGGGCGGTACCAGGTCATCTTGAAGAAG GTGGAAGTCCCCGTGGTAGAACGCAACAGATGTCAGTCCCAGCTGCGCAAGACTCGCCTCGGTCAGCTGTTCCAACTGCATACCTCCTTCATGTGCGCCGGCGGTGAGGCTGGACATGACACGTGCAAGGGAGACGGGGGATCGCCGCTGGTGTGCCCGATTCCG GGCGAGCCAGACCGCTACCAGCAGAACGGCATCGTGGCGTGGGGCATCGGCTGTGGCCAGGACGGCACTCCAGGGGTCTACGTCGACGTCAGCTTCCTGAGGGAGTGGGTCGACAACGCGGTCGCCGGGAAGGGATATGATACGTCGGTTTATAGTTATTAG